Proteins found in one Cheilinus undulatus linkage group 9, ASM1832078v1, whole genome shotgun sequence genomic segment:
- the myo5c gene encoding unconventional myosin-Vc isoform X2, with the protein MGGDITIEGIDDKKEMEETRRTFSLLGLKEDFQSAVFKVLAAILHLGNVEIKSSGGDKSSVPLNDPHLAVFCELLGVSTEGLVRWLCHRRIVLVAETVVKPLPIEKAVNARDALAKQIYAHLFDCIITRINTALQVPGKQHAFIGVLDIYGFETFDINSFEQFCINYANEKLQQQFNLHVFKLEQEEYMREDIPWTLIDFYDNQPVIDLIEAKMGILDLLDEECLFPKGTDQSWLQKLFNYLEANPLFEKPRLSNEAFVIQHFADKVEYQCKGFLEKNRDTLYEELVDIMRASKFPFLANFFQEEELHAANSKGIKVRPARPGVKAANKQLRASVGDKFCSSLSLLMETLNATTPHYVRCIKPNDEKLAFEYDSRRVVQQLRACGVLETIRISAQSYPSRWTYNEFYSRYSILMLPQEADLSDKKQTCKTVLQRLIQDPNQYKFGRTKIFFRAGQVAYLEKLRLDRLRGACVTIQKHVRGWSQRRKYLRMREAAIILQQYIRGQRSIRKTVSATTLKQGWAALVIQRHWRGYRMRQIYMVVRVASITIQAFTRGWMARRQYKKMMKEQKALVLQKYARAWLARRRFQTMRRLVINVQLSYRVQQLRKKIEEQSKENRGLVERLTTLATLNSQNMDKLQGLEIQLEKSIHLKTSVEAREKKSKEEASLTIKQLQKDLDAQKVEKQNLEKKFEAATTEAKENFDQIKSSLLEEKEYETRLRKIAENNIEIQKEDHDKEIEILKEEIKRLKEERVGLQREIEEAGQVNGDLQEQVIQLTKHVKAIPELRRDLNNLQNQRNTMDRKMKQQSEQARVKMNDITRQLLGGVVEEEVLLGLSPDDSEKICDVDNMLAAFDGLQKATRILESHQKEQKEKHETQVEGLKLKVDHLQNENSKLQNLFQEKSNVNETIRQEVSRLSSENSVIPELKLQVSDLQRQKQELEAHVEEQRQELAEKTEEITNVLQKKIEDESSQRRHFEEKADELEERKRELQERVEELEEESDHLKRLQMMESEAKSKLRQEISRLTAENMDFEEMLDHKDRLIKKLQTQVKSLEASQKAKQTSAPAIPKDFLGMLEYKREDEDRLIKNIILDLKPKGVAINMMPRLPAYILFMCIRHVDYLNDEAKLKSLMNEVIGGVKKVILSYHKDLELLSFWLSNTYQLLNCLKQYSGEEEYMKQSTPRQKKNCLQNFDLSEHRQILSDLAIHIYHQLISVMEKSLNPAIVPGMLEHESLQGISSMKPTGFRKRSNSFYEDSDTYTISSIIQQLSTFLFMMSQHDMEQGLVRQIVKQLFFLVGATTLNNMMLRKDMCSCRKGMQIRCNISYLEEWLKEKELQSSNAIDTLRPLSQAAWLLQVNKSTDDDAKEIADKCTELNTVQIVKILNSYTPIDDFEKRVSSSFVRKVQSYLHHRESSSQLMLDSDYRFQVTFPFCLSSQALELLQVPNSLHLEFLTRI; encoded by the exons ATGGGTGGTGACATCACTATTGAAGGTATTGATGACAAGAAAGAAATGGAGGAGACTCGGCGGACCTTCTCACTTCTGG GGCTGAAGGAGGACTttcaatcagctgttttcaaagttttggCAGCCATTCTGCACCTGGGAAATGTGGAAATCAAGAGCTCCGGTGGCGACAAATCATCTGTTCCA CTCAACGATCCACACCTGGCAGTGTTTTGTGAGCTGCTGGGTGTTAGCACAGAGGGGTTGGTGCGATGGCTGTGCCATCGGAGGATCGTGCTGGTGGCTGAGACGGTGGTGAAGCCGTTACCCATAGAGAAGGCAGTGAATGCCAGAGATGCTCTCGCCAAGCAGATCTATGCCCATCTGTTCGACTGTATTATCACAAGAATAAACACTGCACTACAGGTTCCAGGAAAGCAGCATGCTTTCATCGGTGTTCTGGACATCTATGG cTTTGAAACATTTGACATCAACAGTTTTgaacagttctgtataaactaTGCAAAtgaaaagcttcagcagcagttCAATTTG CATGTGTTCAAACTGGAGCAAGAGGAGTACATGAGGGAGGACATCCCATGGACGCTGATAGATTTCTATGACAACCAACCCGTCATTGATCTGATTGAAGCAAAGATGGGGATCCTGGACTTGCTTGATGAAGAATGCTTG TTTCCTAAAGGCACTGATCAAAGCTGGCTGCAGAAGCTGTTCAACTACCTAGAAGCTAATCCTCTGTTTGAGAAGCCCAGATTATCAAACGAGGCCTTCGTGATTCAGCACTTTGCAGACAAG GTGGAATATCAGTGCAAAGGTTTCCTTGAAAAGAACAGAGACACTCTGTATGAAGAACTGGTGGATATTATGAGAGCCAGTAAG TTTCCCTTTCTGGCTAACTTTTTCCAAGAGGAGGAGCTTCATGCTGCGAACAGCAAAGGTATCAAAGTGAGGCCTGCCAGGCCCGGAGTGAAGGCAGCCAATAAACAGCTCCGGGCCTCTGTGGGAGATAAG ttctgcagctctctctctttacTGATGGAAACACTGAACGCAACCACCCCTCACTATGTGCGCTGCATTAAGCCCAATGATGAAAAGCTTGCATTTGA atACGACTCGAGGAGAGTGGTGCAGCAGCTGCGAGCCTGTGGAGTCCTTGAAACTATTCGTATCAGTGCACAAAGCTATCCATCCAG GTGGACATACAACGAGTTTTACAGCCGATACAGTATCCTGATGTTGCCTCAGGAGGCCGACCTCAGTGACAAGAAGCAGACCTGCAAGACTGTCCTGCAGAGGCTTATTCAG GACCCAAACCAGTACAAGTTTGGCCGTACAAAGATCTTCTTCCGAGCTGGTCAGGTAGCATATCTGGAAAAACTACGTCTGGACCGCCTGAGAGGTGCATGTGTGACCATCCAGAAACACGTCCGCGGTTGGAGCCAGAGAAGGAAGTACCTGCGCATGAGAGAGGCGGCTATTATCCTCCAACAGTACATCCGAGGACAGAGGTCAATCCG caaaaCAGTGAGTGCTACAACACTTAAGCAGGGCTGGGCTGCACTGGTGATCCAGAGACACTGGAGAGGTTACCGCATGAGGCAGATCTACATGGTGGTCCGCGTGGCATCCATTACCATCCAGGCTTTCACACGAGGATGGATGGCCCGCAGACAGTACAAGAAG ATGATGAAAGAGCAGAAAGCCCTTGTTCTGCAGAAGTACGCCCGAGCATGGCTGGCACGTCGGCGTTTTCAAACCATGCGTCGCCTGGTGATTAATGTGCAGCTCTCCTACAGGGTGCAGCAGCTCAGAAAGAAAATAGAAGAGCAG AGCAAGGAGAACCGTGGATTGGTGGAGAGACTGACAACCTTGGCCACCTTGAACTCACAAAACATGGACAAGCTTCAGGGTCTGGAGATACAGTTGGAAAAATCCATTCACCTGAAGACATCTGTGGAGGCAAGGGAGAAGAAATCGAAAGAAGAAGCTAGTCTG ACGATCAAACAGCTTCAGAAGGACTTGGATGCACAGAAAGTCGAAAAGCAAAACTTAGAGAAAAAGTTTGAAGCTGCCACCACTGAGGCCAAAG AGAACTTCGATCAAATCAAGAGCAGTCTTCTGGAGGAGAAGGAATATGAAACAAGGCTTAGAAA GATTGCAGAGAACAACATAGAGATCCAGAAGGAGGACCATGACAAAGAGATAGAAATTCTGAAAGAGGAGATAAAGAGACTTAAAGAGGAGCGAGTTGGTCTGCAGAGGGAGATCGAGGAGGCAGGGCAGGTGAACGGAGACCTGCAGGAACAGGTCATCCAGCTCACTAAACACGTCAAAGCCATCCCTGAGCTCCGGCGAGACCTCAATAACCTGCAGAACCAGAGAAATACCATGGACCGAAAGATGAAGCAGCAGTCAGAACAAGCAAGAG TGAAAATGAATGATATCACAAGACAGCTCCTCGGTGGTGTTGTTGAAGAGGAGGTTCTTTTGGG GCTAAGTCCCGATGACTCGGAGAAGATCTGTGACGTTGACAATATGCTGGCAGCCTTTGATGGTCTACAGAAAGCTACCAG GATTCTTGAATCCCACCAGAAGGAACAGAAGGAAAAACACGAGACCCAAGTGGAAGGCTTAAAGCTGAAAGTGGATCaccttcaaaatgaaaacagcaagTTACAAAATCTGTTTCAGGAGAAAAGCAATGTCAATGAAACGATTCGCCAAGAGGTTTCCAGACTCAGCAGTGAGAACTCA GTCATACCAGAGCTGAAGCTGCAGGTTTCAGACCTccagagacaaaaacaagaacTGGAGGCTCACGTGGAGGAGCAGAGACAAGAACTAGCAG aaaaaacagaggaGATCACAAACGTCCTCCAAAAGAAGATTGAAGATGAGAGCTCACAGCGCAG GCACTTTGAAGAGAAAGCTGATGAGCTGGAAGAACGGAAGAGGGAGCTTCAAGAACGCGTGGAGGAGTTGGAGGAGGAGAGTGATCACTTGAAGAGACTGCAGATGATGGAAAGCGAGGCCAAGAGCAAGCTGAGACAGGAGATTTCACGGCTCACAGCGGAGAATATG GACTTTGAGGAGATGCTCGACCACAAAGACAGGTTGATAAAGAAACTACAGACTCAAGTAAAGAGCCTTGAAGCATCGCAGAAAG CGAAGCAAACGTCTGCACCTGCCATCCCAAAAGATTTCCTTGGGATGTTGGAGTACAAACGAGAGGATGAAGACAGGCTCATTAAGAACATCATTTTGG ATCTGAAGCCCAAAGGTGTGGCGATAAATATGATGCCCAGGCTGCCAGCTTACATCCTCTTCATGTGCATTCGACATGTAGATTACCTGAATGATGAAGCCAAACTCAAGTCTCTGATGAATGAAGTCATCGGGGGTGTCAAAAAAGTCATCTTG AGTTACCACAAAGACCTGGAATTGCTGTCATTCTGGCTCTCAAACACATATCAACTTCTCAACTGTCTGAAGCAGTACAGCGGGGAGGAG GAATACATGAAGCAGAGCACTCCTCGTCAGAaaaagaactgcctgcagaaTTTTGATTTGTCAGAGCACAGGCAGATCCTCAGTGACCTGGCCATCCACATCTACCATCAGCTTATatcagtcatggaaaaaagcCTTAATCCTGCCATTG taCCGGGTATGTTGGAGCACGAGAGCCTGCAGGGGATTTCCAGCATGAAGCCGACGGGCTTCAGGAAGCGTTCAAACAGCTTCTATGAAGACTCAGATACCTACAccatctcctccatcatccaGCAGCTCAGCACCTTCCTTTTCATGATGAGCCAGCACGACATGGAGCAGGGCCTAGTCAGACAGATCGTCAAGCAGCTCTTCTTTCTGGTTGGTGCCACCACCCTGAACAACATGATGCTCCGCAAGGACATGTGTTCATGCAGGAAGGGGATGCAGATCAG GTGTAATATCAGTTACTTGGAGGAGTGGCTGAAGGAGAAGGAACTGCAAAGTTCAAACGCAATAGACACTTTGAGGCCACTGTCTCAGGCCGcttggctgctgcaggtcaaTAAGTCCACTGATGACGACGCCAAAGAGATCGCTGACAAATGCACTGAACTTAACACTGTTCAG ATTGTCAAGATTTTAAACTCCTACACACCCATCGATGATTTTGAGAAGAGGGTATCATCTTCCTTTGTTCGTAAAGTTCAG TCGTATCTACACCATCGTGAAAGCTCGTCACAACTGATGCTGGACTCTGACTATCGCTTCCAGGTCACATTTCCTTTCTGCCTGTCGTCACAGGCTTTGGAGCTACTGCAGGTCCCCAACAGCCTCCATCTAGAGTTCCTCACCAGGATCTGA
- the myo5c gene encoding unconventional myosin-Vc isoform X1, which translates to MKMALFELYTQYNRVWIPDAEQVWRSAEIRTDFHVGDNVLELVLEDGTEYNHPVDPSKPQLPPLRNPDILVGENDLTALSYLHEPAVLHNLKVRFVESRIIYTYCGIILVAVNPYKQIHIYGDAIIHAYSGQNMGDMDPHIFAVAEEAYKQMARNHKNQSIIVSGESGAGKTVSARYAMRYFAVVSKSGSKTRVEDKVLASNPITEAIGNAKTTRNDNSSRFGKYTEISFDRKFRIIGANMRTYLLEKSRVVFQADNERNYHIFYQMCSCAQLPEFKSLSLLSADKFVYTCMGGDITIEGIDDKKEMEETRRTFSLLGLKEDFQSAVFKVLAAILHLGNVEIKSSGGDKSSVPLNDPHLAVFCELLGVSTEGLVRWLCHRRIVLVAETVVKPLPIEKAVNARDALAKQIYAHLFDCIITRINTALQVPGKQHAFIGVLDIYGFETFDINSFEQFCINYANEKLQQQFNLHVFKLEQEEYMREDIPWTLIDFYDNQPVIDLIEAKMGILDLLDEECLFPKGTDQSWLQKLFNYLEANPLFEKPRLSNEAFVIQHFADKVEYQCKGFLEKNRDTLYEELVDIMRASKFPFLANFFQEEELHAANSKGIKVRPARPGVKAANKQLRASVGDKFCSSLSLLMETLNATTPHYVRCIKPNDEKLAFEYDSRRVVQQLRACGVLETIRISAQSYPSRWTYNEFYSRYSILMLPQEADLSDKKQTCKTVLQRLIQDPNQYKFGRTKIFFRAGQVAYLEKLRLDRLRGACVTIQKHVRGWSQRRKYLRMREAAIILQQYIRGQRSIRKTVSATTLKQGWAALVIQRHWRGYRMRQIYMVVRVASITIQAFTRGWMARRQYKKMMKEQKALVLQKYARAWLARRRFQTMRRLVINVQLSYRVQQLRKKIEEQSKENRGLVERLTTLATLNSQNMDKLQGLEIQLEKSIHLKTSVEAREKKSKEEASLTIKQLQKDLDAQKVEKQNLEKKFEAATTEAKENFDQIKSSLLEEKEYETRLRKIAENNIEIQKEDHDKEIEILKEEIKRLKEERVGLQREIEEAGQVNGDLQEQVIQLTKHVKAIPELRRDLNNLQNQRNTMDRKMKQQSEQARVKMNDITRQLLGGVVEEEVLLGLSPDDSEKICDVDNMLAAFDGLQKATRILESHQKEQKEKHETQVEGLKLKVDHLQNENSKLQNLFQEKSNVNETIRQEVSRLSSENSVIPELKLQVSDLQRQKQELEAHVEEQRQELAEKTEEITNVLQKKIEDESSQRRHFEEKADELEERKRELQERVEELEEESDHLKRLQMMESEAKSKLRQEISRLTAENMDFEEMLDHKDRLIKKLQTQVKSLEASQKAKQTSAPAIPKDFLGMLEYKREDEDRLIKNIILDLKPKGVAINMMPRLPAYILFMCIRHVDYLNDEAKLKSLMNEVIGGVKKVILSYHKDLELLSFWLSNTYQLLNCLKQYSGEEEYMKQSTPRQKKNCLQNFDLSEHRQILSDLAIHIYHQLISVMEKSLNPAIVPGMLEHESLQGISSMKPTGFRKRSNSFYEDSDTYTISSIIQQLSTFLFMMSQHDMEQGLVRQIVKQLFFLVGATTLNNMMLRKDMCSCRKGMQIRCNISYLEEWLKEKELQSSNAIDTLRPLSQAAWLLQVNKSTDDDAKEIADKCTELNTVQIVKILNSYTPIDDFEKRVSSSFVRKVQSYLHHRESSSQLMLDSDYRFQVTFPFCLSSQALELLQVPNSLHLEFLTRI; encoded by the exons ATGAAGATGGCTTTGTTTGAACTGTACACCCAG TACAACAGAGTGTGGATCCCAGATGCAGAGCAAGTTTGGAGATCAGCTGAGATCAGGACAGACTTTCACGTTGGGGATAATGTGCTTGAACTGGTTCTTGAAGATGGCACA GAGTACAACCACCCTGTGGACCCATCTAAACCTCAGCTCCCTCCTCTCCGTAACCCAGACATTTTGGTTGGGGAGAATGACCTCACAGCTCTCAGCTACCTGCATGAACCTGCAGTCCTGCACAATCTTAAAGTGCGATTTGTGGAGTCCAGAATCATCTATACCTACTGTG gAATCATCCTAGTGGCTGTAAATCCATACAAACAGATTCATATCTATGGAGATGCAATCATTCATGCCTACTCAGGCCAGAACATGGGGGACATGGACCCTCATATATTTGCAGTGGCAGAGGAGGCTTACAAACAGATGGCCAG AAACCACAAGAACCAGTCGATCATTGTCAGTGGGGAGTCTGGAGCCGGAAAAACAGTGTCCGCTCGATACGCTATGAGGTACTTTGCTGTTGTAAGCAAATCTGGGAGTAAAACTCGAGTTGAAGACAAAGTCCTGGCGTCCAATCCCATAACAGAG GCAATTGGGAATGCAAAGACCACCAGAAATGACAACAGCAGCCGTTTTGGGAAATACACAGAGATCAGCTTTGACAGGAAGTTCCGAATCATTGGAGCAAACATGAGGACGTACCTCTTAGAGAAATCCAGAGTTGTGTTTCAG GCAGACAATGAGAGAAACTATCACATATTCTACCAGATGTGCTCCTGTGCGCAGCTGCCAGAGTTTAAgagtctgagtctgt TGAGTGCAGATAAGTTCGTGTACACCTGTATGGGTGGTGACATCACTATTGAAGGTATTGATGACAAGAAAGAAATGGAGGAGACTCGGCGGACCTTCTCACTTCTGG GGCTGAAGGAGGACTttcaatcagctgttttcaaagttttggCAGCCATTCTGCACCTGGGAAATGTGGAAATCAAGAGCTCCGGTGGCGACAAATCATCTGTTCCA CTCAACGATCCACACCTGGCAGTGTTTTGTGAGCTGCTGGGTGTTAGCACAGAGGGGTTGGTGCGATGGCTGTGCCATCGGAGGATCGTGCTGGTGGCTGAGACGGTGGTGAAGCCGTTACCCATAGAGAAGGCAGTGAATGCCAGAGATGCTCTCGCCAAGCAGATCTATGCCCATCTGTTCGACTGTATTATCACAAGAATAAACACTGCACTACAGGTTCCAGGAAAGCAGCATGCTTTCATCGGTGTTCTGGACATCTATGG cTTTGAAACATTTGACATCAACAGTTTTgaacagttctgtataaactaTGCAAAtgaaaagcttcagcagcagttCAATTTG CATGTGTTCAAACTGGAGCAAGAGGAGTACATGAGGGAGGACATCCCATGGACGCTGATAGATTTCTATGACAACCAACCCGTCATTGATCTGATTGAAGCAAAGATGGGGATCCTGGACTTGCTTGATGAAGAATGCTTG TTTCCTAAAGGCACTGATCAAAGCTGGCTGCAGAAGCTGTTCAACTACCTAGAAGCTAATCCTCTGTTTGAGAAGCCCAGATTATCAAACGAGGCCTTCGTGATTCAGCACTTTGCAGACAAG GTGGAATATCAGTGCAAAGGTTTCCTTGAAAAGAACAGAGACACTCTGTATGAAGAACTGGTGGATATTATGAGAGCCAGTAAG TTTCCCTTTCTGGCTAACTTTTTCCAAGAGGAGGAGCTTCATGCTGCGAACAGCAAAGGTATCAAAGTGAGGCCTGCCAGGCCCGGAGTGAAGGCAGCCAATAAACAGCTCCGGGCCTCTGTGGGAGATAAG ttctgcagctctctctctttacTGATGGAAACACTGAACGCAACCACCCCTCACTATGTGCGCTGCATTAAGCCCAATGATGAAAAGCTTGCATTTGA atACGACTCGAGGAGAGTGGTGCAGCAGCTGCGAGCCTGTGGAGTCCTTGAAACTATTCGTATCAGTGCACAAAGCTATCCATCCAG GTGGACATACAACGAGTTTTACAGCCGATACAGTATCCTGATGTTGCCTCAGGAGGCCGACCTCAGTGACAAGAAGCAGACCTGCAAGACTGTCCTGCAGAGGCTTATTCAG GACCCAAACCAGTACAAGTTTGGCCGTACAAAGATCTTCTTCCGAGCTGGTCAGGTAGCATATCTGGAAAAACTACGTCTGGACCGCCTGAGAGGTGCATGTGTGACCATCCAGAAACACGTCCGCGGTTGGAGCCAGAGAAGGAAGTACCTGCGCATGAGAGAGGCGGCTATTATCCTCCAACAGTACATCCGAGGACAGAGGTCAATCCG caaaaCAGTGAGTGCTACAACACTTAAGCAGGGCTGGGCTGCACTGGTGATCCAGAGACACTGGAGAGGTTACCGCATGAGGCAGATCTACATGGTGGTCCGCGTGGCATCCATTACCATCCAGGCTTTCACACGAGGATGGATGGCCCGCAGACAGTACAAGAAG ATGATGAAAGAGCAGAAAGCCCTTGTTCTGCAGAAGTACGCCCGAGCATGGCTGGCACGTCGGCGTTTTCAAACCATGCGTCGCCTGGTGATTAATGTGCAGCTCTCCTACAGGGTGCAGCAGCTCAGAAAGAAAATAGAAGAGCAG AGCAAGGAGAACCGTGGATTGGTGGAGAGACTGACAACCTTGGCCACCTTGAACTCACAAAACATGGACAAGCTTCAGGGTCTGGAGATACAGTTGGAAAAATCCATTCACCTGAAGACATCTGTGGAGGCAAGGGAGAAGAAATCGAAAGAAGAAGCTAGTCTG ACGATCAAACAGCTTCAGAAGGACTTGGATGCACAGAAAGTCGAAAAGCAAAACTTAGAGAAAAAGTTTGAAGCTGCCACCACTGAGGCCAAAG AGAACTTCGATCAAATCAAGAGCAGTCTTCTGGAGGAGAAGGAATATGAAACAAGGCTTAGAAA GATTGCAGAGAACAACATAGAGATCCAGAAGGAGGACCATGACAAAGAGATAGAAATTCTGAAAGAGGAGATAAAGAGACTTAAAGAGGAGCGAGTTGGTCTGCAGAGGGAGATCGAGGAGGCAGGGCAGGTGAACGGAGACCTGCAGGAACAGGTCATCCAGCTCACTAAACACGTCAAAGCCATCCCTGAGCTCCGGCGAGACCTCAATAACCTGCAGAACCAGAGAAATACCATGGACCGAAAGATGAAGCAGCAGTCAGAACAAGCAAGAG TGAAAATGAATGATATCACAAGACAGCTCCTCGGTGGTGTTGTTGAAGAGGAGGTTCTTTTGGG GCTAAGTCCCGATGACTCGGAGAAGATCTGTGACGTTGACAATATGCTGGCAGCCTTTGATGGTCTACAGAAAGCTACCAG GATTCTTGAATCCCACCAGAAGGAACAGAAGGAAAAACACGAGACCCAAGTGGAAGGCTTAAAGCTGAAAGTGGATCaccttcaaaatgaaaacagcaagTTACAAAATCTGTTTCAGGAGAAAAGCAATGTCAATGAAACGATTCGCCAAGAGGTTTCCAGACTCAGCAGTGAGAACTCA GTCATACCAGAGCTGAAGCTGCAGGTTTCAGACCTccagagacaaaaacaagaacTGGAGGCTCACGTGGAGGAGCAGAGACAAGAACTAGCAG aaaaaacagaggaGATCACAAACGTCCTCCAAAAGAAGATTGAAGATGAGAGCTCACAGCGCAG GCACTTTGAAGAGAAAGCTGATGAGCTGGAAGAACGGAAGAGGGAGCTTCAAGAACGCGTGGAGGAGTTGGAGGAGGAGAGTGATCACTTGAAGAGACTGCAGATGATGGAAAGCGAGGCCAAGAGCAAGCTGAGACAGGAGATTTCACGGCTCACAGCGGAGAATATG GACTTTGAGGAGATGCTCGACCACAAAGACAGGTTGATAAAGAAACTACAGACTCAAGTAAAGAGCCTTGAAGCATCGCAGAAAG CGAAGCAAACGTCTGCACCTGCCATCCCAAAAGATTTCCTTGGGATGTTGGAGTACAAACGAGAGGATGAAGACAGGCTCATTAAGAACATCATTTTGG ATCTGAAGCCCAAAGGTGTGGCGATAAATATGATGCCCAGGCTGCCAGCTTACATCCTCTTCATGTGCATTCGACATGTAGATTACCTGAATGATGAAGCCAAACTCAAGTCTCTGATGAATGAAGTCATCGGGGGTGTCAAAAAAGTCATCTTG AGTTACCACAAAGACCTGGAATTGCTGTCATTCTGGCTCTCAAACACATATCAACTTCTCAACTGTCTGAAGCAGTACAGCGGGGAGGAG GAATACATGAAGCAGAGCACTCCTCGTCAGAaaaagaactgcctgcagaaTTTTGATTTGTCAGAGCACAGGCAGATCCTCAGTGACCTGGCCATCCACATCTACCATCAGCTTATatcagtcatggaaaaaagcCTTAATCCTGCCATTG taCCGGGTATGTTGGAGCACGAGAGCCTGCAGGGGATTTCCAGCATGAAGCCGACGGGCTTCAGGAAGCGTTCAAACAGCTTCTATGAAGACTCAGATACCTACAccatctcctccatcatccaGCAGCTCAGCACCTTCCTTTTCATGATGAGCCAGCACGACATGGAGCAGGGCCTAGTCAGACAGATCGTCAAGCAGCTCTTCTTTCTGGTTGGTGCCACCACCCTGAACAACATGATGCTCCGCAAGGACATGTGTTCATGCAGGAAGGGGATGCAGATCAG GTGTAATATCAGTTACTTGGAGGAGTGGCTGAAGGAGAAGGAACTGCAAAGTTCAAACGCAATAGACACTTTGAGGCCACTGTCTCAGGCCGcttggctgctgcaggtcaaTAAGTCCACTGATGACGACGCCAAAGAGATCGCTGACAAATGCACTGAACTTAACACTGTTCAG ATTGTCAAGATTTTAAACTCCTACACACCCATCGATGATTTTGAGAAGAGGGTATCATCTTCCTTTGTTCGTAAAGTTCAG TCGTATCTACACCATCGTGAAAGCTCGTCACAACTGATGCTGGACTCTGACTATCGCTTCCAGGTCACATTTCCTTTCTGCCTGTCGTCACAGGCTTTGGAGCTACTGCAGGTCCCCAACAGCCTCCATCTAGAGTTCCTCACCAGGATCTGA